The Candidatus Dormiibacterota bacterium DNA segment TTCGGCGTCACCGAGACGTCACTTCCGCGTTCGGTGGGTTGCCGACGGCCCGTCCAGACACGCCCAGATTCGAATGGCGATCACCGCTCCAAGCGGACGGACCGGAGCCCGCTATGAACCCGTGCGGTACATCTGCGGTACTCGACCCACGCACACTTGCGGGACAGAGATCGAAATCCCTTGCGCAGCCAAGTCGGGGAGACAGGACTCGAACCTGCGACCCCTGGTCCCCCAGACCAGTACTCTAACCACCTGAGCTACTCCCCGATGGGCCGCGCGGGCCCATTCTAGCCGGGGCCGCCCCCCACCCGAGCCCCGGCCCCCTCCCCGTTCCCACGCGGGTCCAGGCCGAACTCCGACAGCTCGTCCCGGGCCCCGCGCCGCATCAGGTCGGCGAAGGCGGCCAGGATCGGCTTCTCCTCGAAGAGCACCGAGCACACCTCGGCGACGATCGGCATCTCGACCCCGGCCTGCGACGCCAGCCCCTGGGCCACCCGGGCGGCGTTGACCCCCTCGGCCACCATGAACATCCCCGCCTCCACCTCCCGGAGCGTCTGGCCGCGGCCGATCGCCTCGCCGAGCCGGCGGTTGCGCGAGTAGGGGGAGAAGCAGGTCACCACGCAGTCGCCGAGCCCGGTCAGGCCGGCGAAGGTGAGCGGCTGGGCCCCGGCCCGCACCCCCAGCCGGGCCATCTCGGCGAGGCCGCGGGTGATCAGCGCCGACTTGCCGTTGTCGCCGCTTCCGGTGCCGTCGCAGACCCCGGCGGCGATCGCCACCACGTTCTTCAGCGCCCCTCCGTACTCGACCCCGACCAGGTCGCCGGTGCTGTAGACGCGCAGCCGGTCGCCGGTGCAGGCGTCGCGGACCAGCGCGGCGGTGGCCTCCGAGCGGCTCGCCACCACCGTCGCCGCGGGCAGGCCGCGGGCGATCTCCATGGCGATGTTCGGCCCGCTCAGGGCCGCCACCCGCTCCCCCCAGGAGGGTCCGAGGACGTCGACCAGCACCTGACTCATGGTCATCTCGGTCCCGGTCTCGAAGCCCTTGGCGGCGCTCACCACCGCGCAGCCGGGTTCCAGCACGGAGCGGCAGCGCTCGACGGTGGCGCGCATCCCGTGGGTCGGCACCGCGAGCACGACGATCGCCGCCCCGCTCAGCGCCTCCTGGAGATCGC contains these protein-coding regions:
- a CDS encoding NAD(P)H-dependent glycerol-3-phosphate dehydrogenase; the protein is MIAVLGAGSWGTALASVLAASGRAVTLWARDPALALRLAAEWRNPAYLPGISLSPEMRVTGDLQEALSGAAIVVLAVPTHGMRATVERCRSVLEPGCAVVSAAKGFETGTEMTMSQVLVDVLGPSWGERVAALSGPNIAMEIARGLPAATVVASRSEATAALVRDACTGDRLRVYSTGDLVGVEYGGALKNVVAIAAGVCDGTGSGDNGKSALITRGLAEMARLGVRAGAQPLTFAGLTGLGDCVVTCFSPYSRNRRLGEAIGRGQTLREVEAGMFMVAEGVNAARVAQGLASQAGVEMPIVAEVCSVLFEEKPILAAFADLMRRGARDELSEFGLDPRGNGEGAGARVGGGPG